One stretch of Cedecea neteri DNA includes these proteins:
- the rcsD gene encoding phosphotransferase RcsD, with protein sequence MSQSENTSLNKFSLFPGNITRFFLLLTIVLLVSMGVLVQSAVNAWLKDKSYQIVDITHALHKRVETYRYATWQIYDNIATAPAASGENLQETRLRQDVYYLDKPRSKTEALIFGSHDSSTLEMTQRISGYLDTLWGAENSPWSMYYLNGQDNSMILVSTLPLKDLSSGFKDSGVGTIVDSRRAEMLQQANALDERESFSSLRKLNWQNGHYFTLRTTFNQPGHLATVVAFDLPINDLIPPTMSLDSFQLEPDERQRAAATATDKDDPDSVSINFNSARIEITAPVATTQLQLVWKVPFGTLMMDTLQNILLPLLLNIALLGLAVFGFATFRQQPQRQTESNPGNGELQILRALNEEIVAILPLGLLVHDLDANRTVISNKIADHLLPHLNLQNIISMADQHQGVIQATVNNELYEIRQFRSQIAPRTQIFVIRDQDREILVNKKLKQAQRLYEKNQQGRAAFMQHIGEALQLPVKQLAEHAAEINDDKHLQLSNDAQTIVRLVDEIQLLNMLEADSWKTQASEFSIQSLVDEVALSMLPIIKRKGLQLLINNNLPADEKRHGDKDVLRKILELLLHYSVTTTQIGKITLEISEEEAGPDRLLFRVLDTGNGIGNGEVDNLHFPFLNETSEDRYGQANGLAFYLCDRLARKLGGHLNIKTRPDIGTRYNLHIRMAAEPQAEMQEEKLLDDVVAMLDITSNEVRTIVTRMLENWGANCISPDERLASQDFDIFLTDNPSNLTASGLLLSDDENGMRKIAPGQFRVNFNISNAMQDAVLQLIENQLAEEDTPDSPLGGDENAQLHASGYYALFVDTVPEDVTRLYTESAAGDFAALAQTAHRLKGVFAMLNLVPGKQLCETLEHHIRESDAPDIQKYISDIDAYVKSLL encoded by the coding sequence ATGAGCCAGTCTGAAAATACGTCGCTAAATAAGTTCTCACTGTTCCCCGGCAACATTACGCGCTTCTTTTTGCTGCTGACCATCGTACTGCTCGTCTCCATGGGCGTGCTGGTGCAAAGCGCCGTTAATGCCTGGCTGAAGGACAAAAGCTATCAGATTGTCGACATCACGCATGCCCTGCATAAGCGGGTAGAAACCTATCGCTATGCGACGTGGCAAATCTACGACAATATTGCCACCGCGCCTGCGGCCTCTGGGGAAAACCTGCAGGAAACCCGCCTGCGCCAGGACGTGTATTACCTCGACAAGCCACGCAGCAAAACCGAAGCGCTGATCTTTGGCTCCCATGACAGCTCTACGCTGGAAATGACGCAGCGGATATCCGGCTACCTGGACACGCTTTGGGGCGCGGAGAACAGCCCCTGGTCGATGTACTACCTGAACGGCCAGGACAACAGCATGATCCTGGTCTCTACCCTGCCGCTAAAAGATCTCTCCTCCGGCTTTAAAGACTCTGGCGTTGGTACCATCGTGGACTCACGCCGGGCAGAGATGCTGCAGCAGGCCAATGCCCTGGACGAGCGCGAAAGTTTCTCTTCGCTGCGCAAGCTAAACTGGCAAAACGGCCATTACTTCACGCTTCGAACCACCTTTAATCAGCCTGGGCATCTGGCCACCGTGGTCGCATTTGATTTGCCTATTAACGATCTTATTCCACCGACAATGTCGCTGGACAGCTTCCAGCTCGAGCCAGATGAGCGCCAGCGGGCCGCCGCTACGGCAACGGATAAAGACGATCCGGACAGCGTGAGCATTAATTTTAATAGCGCCCGGATTGAAATCACCGCACCGGTGGCCACAACTCAGCTCCAACTGGTGTGGAAGGTACCGTTTGGTACGCTGATGATGGATACGCTGCAAAACATTCTTCTGCCGTTGCTGCTGAACATTGCGCTGCTCGGGTTAGCCGTTTTTGGCTTCGCGACCTTCCGCCAGCAGCCCCAGCGCCAGACCGAAAGCAATCCGGGTAACGGTGAGCTACAAATCCTGCGGGCGCTAAACGAAGAGATCGTGGCCATCCTGCCGCTTGGCCTGCTGGTCCACGACCTCGATGCCAATCGCACGGTAATAAGCAACAAAATTGCCGACCACCTGCTGCCCCATCTGAACTTGCAAAACATCATTTCGATGGCGGATCAGCACCAGGGCGTTATTCAGGCCACGGTAAATAATGAGCTGTATGAGATTCGTCAGTTTCGCAGCCAGATAGCGCCGCGCACGCAGATTTTTGTTATCCGCGATCAGGATCGTGAAATTCTGGTAAACAAGAAGCTCAAGCAGGCCCAGCGCCTGTATGAGAAAAACCAGCAGGGCCGCGCCGCCTTTATGCAGCACATTGGCGAGGCGCTACAGCTGCCGGTTAAGCAGCTGGCCGAACATGCGGCAGAAATTAACGACGATAAACACCTGCAGCTCTCGAACGATGCACAGACTATTGTGCGCCTGGTCGATGAAATTCAGTTGTTGAATATGCTGGAAGCAGACAGCTGGAAAACCCAGGCCAGCGAGTTTTCCATCCAGTCGCTTGTCGATGAAGTGGCGCTGTCGATGCTGCCGATTATCAAGCGTAAAGGGCTACAGCTGCTCATCAACAACAACCTGCCGGCCGATGAAAAACGCCACGGCGACAAAGACGTGCTGCGAAAAATTCTGGAACTCCTGCTGCATTACTCGGTGACGACCACGCAGATTGGCAAAATTACGCTTGAAATCAGCGAAGAGGAAGCCGGGCCGGATCGCCTGCTGTTCCGTGTGCTTGATACCGGCAACGGGATCGGCAACGGAGAAGTGGATAATCTGCATTTCCCGTTCCTTAACGAGACAAGTGAAGACCGCTACGGCCAGGCCAATGGTCTCGCGTTTTATCTCTGCGATCGCCTTGCGCGCAAGCTCGGTGGCCACCTGAACATCAAAACGCGCCCGGACATCGGCACGCGCTATAATTTACACATCAGAATGGCCGCTGAGCCCCAGGCGGAGATGCAGGAAGAAAAACTGCTGGATGATGTCGTGGCAATGCTGGATATCACCTCCAATGAGGTGCGTACCATTGTGACCAGAATGCTGGAAAACTGGGGCGCAAACTGTATTTCCCCGGACGAAAGACTGGCGAGTCAAGACTTTGATATCTTCCTCACTGATAATCCGTCTAATCTTACTGCTTCGGGCTTGCTTTTAAGCGATGATGAAAACGGGATGCGGAAAATCGCCCCAGGCCAGTTCCGGGTCAACTTTAATATCAGCAATGCGATGCAGGATGCCGTTCTGCAGCTGATTGAAAACCAACTGGCGGAGGAAGATACGCCGGACTCGCCTCTGGGCGGCGATGAAAACGCTCAGCTGCACGCCAGCGGTTATTACGCGCTGTTTGTCGACACGGTACCGGAAGATGTTACCAGGCTGTATACTGAATCTGCAGCGGGCGACTTTGCCGCTCTGGCTCAGACAGCGCACCGCCTGAAGGGCGTGTTTGCGATGCTGAATCTCGTGCCCGGCAAACAGTTATGTGAAACGTTGGAGCACCACATTCGTGAAAGTGACGCTCCAGACATACAAAAATATATCAGCGACATTGATGCTTATGTCAAAAGTCTGCTGTAG
- the ada gene encoding bifunctional DNA-binding transcriptional regulator/O6-methylguanine-DNA methyltransferase Ada, with product MMKQNNGYITEQQRWQAVEQRDARADGQFVFAVKTTGIFCRPSCSARRPLRENTGFYTSPEAALKAGFRACKRCQPDKLAPELQRVARIEQACRIIEASDSPLTLDELAGQVAMSSFHFHRLFKSVTGVTPNEWQKAHRARRLRDALAQGTEVTKAIFDAGFQSGSAFYHQADAALGMTASQYRKGGARTHVQFVVGTCQLGEFLVAESERGICAILLGEHAEALISELETEFPRSQLMPGDETFESRVARVISFIESPGTEFILPLDIRGTAFQQLVWQALRAVPPGATVSYSELAARIGKPAAVRAVAGACAANTLAVAIPCHRVIRSDGGLSGYRWGVERKRRLLENEKQSLEE from the coding sequence ATGATGAAACAGAACAACGGTTATATTACAGAGCAGCAACGCTGGCAGGCGGTTGAGCAGCGTGATGCCCGGGCTGACGGGCAGTTTGTCTTTGCCGTCAAAACGACCGGGATCTTCTGCCGGCCATCCTGCAGCGCCCGCCGTCCGCTGCGTGAAAATACGGGGTTCTACACTTCGCCCGAAGCGGCGCTGAAGGCCGGTTTCCGAGCCTGCAAACGCTGCCAGCCGGACAAGCTTGCCCCTGAGCTGCAGCGAGTTGCGCGCATCGAACAAGCCTGCCGCATTATTGAAGCCAGCGATTCACCTCTCACGCTTGATGAGCTGGCAGGACAGGTTGCCATGAGCAGCTTTCACTTTCATCGACTGTTCAAAAGCGTCACCGGCGTAACGCCGAATGAATGGCAAAAAGCGCATCGTGCTCGTCGGCTGCGTGACGCGCTCGCGCAGGGAACAGAGGTAACAAAGGCCATTTTTGATGCCGGGTTTCAGTCCGGCAGCGCGTTCTACCATCAGGCTGATGCCGCGCTGGGCATGACGGCGAGCCAATACCGAAAGGGCGGGGCCCGTACGCACGTGCAGTTTGTGGTCGGCACCTGCCAATTGGGAGAGTTTCTGGTGGCTGAAAGCGAGCGGGGCATTTGTGCGATTTTGTTGGGTGAACATGCCGAAGCGCTGATAAGTGAACTCGAAACCGAGTTTCCCCGTTCACAGCTCATGCCGGGTGATGAAACGTTTGAGTCACGCGTTGCGCGGGTGATTAGTTTTATTGAGTCGCCAGGAACTGAATTTATCTTACCTCTCGACATTCGCGGCACGGCATTTCAGCAGTTGGTATGGCAGGCATTAAGAGCCGTTCCGCCCGGAGCTACCGTGAGCTACAGCGAGCTGGCGGCACGTATAGGTAAGCCCGCCGCCGTTCGTGCCGTGGCCGGTGCATGTGCGGCCAACACGCTTGCGGTCGCCATTCCCTGCCATCGAGTGATCCGCAGCGATGGTGGTTTGTCCGGCTACCGCTGGGGCGTGGAGCGCAAACGTCGGCTTCTGGAAAACGAGAAGCAAAGCCTGGAGGAATAA
- a CDS encoding glycosyltransferase family 8 protein, which yields MEHVVKYIVSNEYLSLAEGEEAHDVVYSIDKNFLLGAAVSAVSVLINSSKKFNFHFFTDFISNDHLEKFNALAQKFQTNIYIYLIDKTSFSDFPVRAKWTVATYYRFIAFNSLSSTKKTVLYLDADVMCKASPDALLDLKLGEKYAAVVPDLGLVQQTCEERLGLPGIEGNYFNAGVIYLNLEQWKLNNFTEKALAMIGDKTTEYSFLDQDVLNILFHKNSLLLPGKYNQIYDAAHHFGLKTSHLHSETITDETVFIHYTSSSKPWLQWMRYPSSVYFDIAYEQSPWKGLPLQDAHTTTLLKLRSKHEYRQKKYLSSLISQIRYIVKKSGLKK from the coding sequence ATGGAACATGTTGTTAAGTATATTGTGAGTAATGAGTATCTCTCCCTGGCTGAAGGTGAAGAGGCACATGATGTTGTCTATAGCATCGACAAGAATTTTTTATTAGGTGCCGCCGTTTCTGCCGTATCAGTGCTCATTAATAGCAGTAAGAAATTCAACTTCCATTTTTTCACTGATTTTATCAGCAACGATCATCTCGAAAAATTTAACGCGCTGGCGCAAAAATTCCAGACAAATATTTATATTTATCTGATCGACAAAACATCCTTCTCAGATTTCCCCGTACGGGCCAAATGGACCGTCGCGACCTACTATCGCTTTATTGCGTTTAACTCTCTGTCATCGACTAAGAAAACCGTTCTTTATCTTGATGCCGACGTGATGTGCAAAGCTAGTCCTGACGCTCTCCTGGATCTCAAATTAGGGGAAAAGTATGCCGCCGTGGTCCCGGATCTGGGGTTAGTACAGCAGACGTGCGAGGAGCGACTGGGTTTGCCGGGAATAGAAGGTAATTATTTTAATGCCGGGGTGATTTACCTGAATCTCGAACAGTGGAAGCTGAACAATTTTACCGAAAAAGCGCTGGCGATGATTGGGGATAAAACGACGGAATACAGCTTCCTCGATCAGGACGTGCTGAATATTCTTTTCCATAAAAACAGCCTGTTGCTGCCGGGAAAATATAATCAGATTTATGACGCCGCCCATCACTTTGGTCTCAAAACGTCACATCTGCATAGCGAAACTATTACCGATGAGACGGTCTTTATCCACTACACCAGCAGCTCAAAACCCTGGTTACAATGGATGCGTTACCCGTCGTCGGTCTATTTTGATATTGCCTACGAGCAATCGCCCTGGAAAGGCTTGCCGCTGCAGGATGCCCATACAACCACCCTGTTAAAACTGCGTTCTAAGCACGAATACCGCCAGAAGAAATACCTCTCCAGTCTTATTTCACAAATTAGGTATATCGTGAAAAAATCCGGACTGAAGAAATAA
- a CDS encoding multidrug ABC transporter permease/ATP-binding protein, with the protein MELLRVVYRQYRWPFMMVMALSLASAALGIGLIAFINQRLIETPDITLAVLPEFLGLLLLLMAVTLGSQLALTTLGHHFVFRLRSEFIKRLMDTDVERVEQLGSAALLAGLTSDIRNITIAFVRLPELVQGIILAIGSAAYLAWLSPKMLGVTTVWLVITIVGGYLLVARVYKHMAQLREIEDKLYNDYQTVIEGRKELALNRERAERIYQDTYTPHAADYRNNIIRADTYHLSAVNWSNIMMLGAIGLVFYMANSLGWSDTNVAATFSLTLLFLRTPLLSAVGALPTLLSAQVAFNKLNKFQLAPYDARFPRSKEAGNWQQLEMRDVVFQYGDNSFGVGPLNLTIKRGELLFLIGGNGSGKSTLAMLLTGLYQPVSGAIYLDGKRVEAETQDDYRKLFSAVFTDVWLFDRLLGPQGKQANPELVASWLERLKMSSKLELENGTILNLKLSKGQRKRVALLLALAEERDIILLDEWAADQDPHFRREFYQVLLPLMQQMGKTVFAISHDDNYFIHADRLLEMRQGKLSELTGHEREQASRDAVARTGH; encoded by the coding sequence ATGGAGCTACTTCGTGTGGTTTATCGCCAGTATCGCTGGCCTTTTATGATGGTCATGGCGTTAAGCCTGGCAAGCGCCGCGCTGGGCATCGGCCTGATTGCCTTTATTAATCAGCGGCTGATTGAAACGCCAGATATCACCCTCGCGGTGTTGCCGGAATTTTTGGGCCTGCTTTTATTGCTGATGGCCGTGACGCTGGGCTCCCAGCTGGCATTAACTACCCTCGGTCACCATTTTGTTTTTCGCCTGCGTAGCGAGTTTATTAAGCGCCTGATGGATACCGACGTTGAGCGGGTCGAACAGCTTGGCAGCGCGGCGCTGTTGGCGGGGTTAACCAGCGATATTCGCAACATCACCATCGCTTTTGTGCGCCTGCCGGAGCTGGTGCAGGGCATTATTCTGGCTATCGGCTCTGCGGCCTATCTGGCCTGGCTCTCGCCGAAAATGCTGGGCGTCACCACCGTGTGGCTGGTGATAACCATTGTCGGTGGCTATTTGCTGGTGGCGCGGGTATACAAACATATGGCCCAGCTTCGGGAGATCGAAGATAAGCTCTATAACGACTACCAAACCGTCATCGAAGGGCGCAAAGAGCTGGCGTTGAACCGCGAGCGAGCGGAACGGATTTACCAGGATACCTACACGCCTCATGCTGCCGATTATCGAAACAACATTATCCGGGCGGATACCTACCACCTGAGCGCTGTAAACTGGTCAAATATTATGATGCTGGGCGCAATTGGCCTGGTGTTTTATATGGCTAACAGCCTGGGCTGGTCCGATACCAACGTAGCAGCCACTTTCTCTTTAACGTTGTTATTCCTGCGCACGCCACTCCTTTCTGCCGTGGGAGCCTTACCGACGCTATTAAGCGCCCAGGTTGCCTTTAACAAGCTGAACAAGTTCCAGCTCGCGCCTTACGATGCCCGGTTCCCCCGTTCGAAAGAAGCTGGGAACTGGCAACAGCTTGAAATGCGCGATGTGGTATTCCAGTACGGTGACAATAGCTTCGGCGTAGGCCCGCTTAATCTCACCATTAAGCGCGGAGAGCTGCTGTTCCTGATTGGCGGCAACGGCAGCGGAAAATCTACCCTTGCGATGCTGCTTACCGGACTTTATCAGCCGGTGAGCGGGGCTATTTACCTTGATGGAAAAAGAGTTGAGGCCGAAACGCAGGACGACTACCGCAAGCTATTCTCGGCAGTCTTTACCGACGTCTGGCTGTTCGACAGGCTTCTTGGACCACAGGGTAAGCAGGCTAACCCTGAGCTGGTGGCCAGCTGGCTTGAGCGGCTGAAGATGAGCAGCAAGCTGGAGCTGGAAAACGGCACCATTCTTAACCTCAAGCTGTCGAAAGGTCAGCGCAAGCGCGTGGCGCTGCTGCTGGCGCTGGCGGAGGAACGCGATATTATTCTGCTGGACGAATGGGCCGCAGACCAGGATCCTCATTTCCGCCGGGAGTTCTACCAGGTGCTGCTGCCGCTGATGCAGCAAATGGGGAAAACGGTGTTTGCCATCAGCCATGACGATAATTACTTCATCCATGCCGACCGCCTGCTGGAAATGCGCCAGGGTAAGCTTAGCGAACTTACCGGCCATGAGCGGGAGCAGGCGTCACGCGATGCCGTAGCAAGAACGGGCCATTAG
- the apbE gene encoding FAD:protein FMN transferase ApbE — translation MDLRLIRRGCFAVALIALAGCDNAQNSAAKSVVLEGKTMGTYWRVSLADVDAAQKTTLQKKIQAQLDGDDKLMSTWKKDSALSFFNQSTSTEPYPVSEAMSDIVTMALRIGAKTDGAMDITVGPLVNLWGFGPDKQPLHTPNQAQIDAAKALTGLQHLKVVNAAGQQWLQKDLPGLYVDLSTIGEGYAADHLARLMEQNGISRYLVSVGGAVATRGTNPDGKPWRVAIQKPTDRENAVQAMVDINGHGISTSGSYRNYYELDGKRISHIINPQTGRPIEHKLVSATVIATTAMEADGWDTGLMVLGEEKAKQVAQREGLAVYLISKEGDGFRSWMSPQFKTFLLDEKN, via the coding sequence ATGGATTTACGCCTTATTCGTCGCGGCTGCTTTGCCGTAGCCCTTATAGCCCTGGCAGGGTGCGATAACGCCCAAAACAGCGCCGCAAAGTCGGTGGTGCTGGAGGGTAAAACCATGGGGACTTACTGGCGTGTTAGCCTGGCCGACGTGGACGCCGCGCAGAAGACGACGCTGCAGAAAAAAATTCAGGCTCAGCTGGATGGCGATGACAAATTGATGTCGACCTGGAAAAAGGATTCGGCACTTTCCTTTTTTAACCAATCGACCAGTACTGAACCGTATCCGGTAAGCGAGGCGATGAGCGATATCGTCACCATGGCGCTGCGGATTGGCGCCAAAACCGACGGGGCGATGGACATTACGGTTGGGCCTCTGGTCAACTTGTGGGGATTTGGACCGGATAAACAGCCTCTGCACACCCCAAACCAGGCGCAAATCGACGCCGCGAAAGCGCTAACAGGCCTGCAGCATCTTAAGGTGGTAAATGCGGCCGGGCAGCAGTGGTTGCAAAAGGATCTGCCGGGGCTGTATGTCGATCTGTCGACTATCGGGGAAGGTTACGCCGCCGATCATCTTGCACGCCTGATGGAGCAAAATGGCATTAGCCGCTATCTCGTGTCCGTCGGCGGGGCGGTGGCCACTCGCGGGACAAATCCGGACGGCAAGCCTTGGCGCGTGGCCATTCAGAAGCCGACCGATCGGGAAAATGCCGTTCAGGCAATGGTCGATATTAACGGCCATGGGATCAGTACTTCAGGCAGCTACCGTAACTATTACGAACTGGATGGCAAACGTATCTCGCACATTATTAACCCTCAGACCGGGCGACCAATCGAGCACAAACTCGTTTCCGCGACCGTTATTGCCACCACGGCTATGGAGGCTGATGGTTGGGATACCGGCCTGATGGTACTGGGGGAAGAAAAAGCGAAGCAGGTCGCGCAGCGAGAAGGGCTGGCGGTTTATCTCATCAGCAAAGAAGGAGATGGCTTCCGCAGCTGGATGTCGCCGCAGTTCAAAACCTTCCTCCTCGACGAGAAAAATTAA
- a CDS encoding porin OmpC: protein MKVKALSLLVPALLVAGAANAAEIYNKDGNKLDLYGKVDGLHYFSNDKSADGDQTYVRFGFKGETQINDQLTGYGQWEYNVQANNTENSSDQAWTRLAFAGLKFGQAGSFDYGRNYGVVYDVTSWTDVLPEFGGDTYGADNFMQSRANGVATYRNTDFFGLVDGLNFALQYQGKNGSASGEGSTNNGRGLLRQNGDGFGGSLTYDLGEGFSLGSAISSSKRTTDQNAAGVLGHGDDATTYTGGLKYDANNIYLASQYTQTYNATRAGSLGFANKAQNFEVVAQYQFDFGLRPSVAYLQSKGKNLEGYGDQDLLKYVDVGATYYFNKNMSTYVDYKINLLDKNDFTQAAGIGTDDVVGVGLVYQF, encoded by the coding sequence ATGAAAGTTAAAGCACTATCCCTTCTGGTACCGGCTCTGCTGGTAGCAGGCGCTGCAAATGCAGCCGAAATTTATAACAAAGACGGCAATAAATTAGACCTGTACGGTAAAGTTGATGGTCTGCACTATTTCTCCAATGATAAAAGCGCTGACGGCGACCAGACTTACGTTCGCTTCGGCTTCAAAGGCGAAACTCAGATCAACGACCAACTGACCGGTTACGGCCAGTGGGAATACAACGTTCAGGCGAACAACACTGAAAACTCAAGCGATCAGGCCTGGACTCGTCTGGCGTTTGCTGGTCTGAAGTTCGGTCAGGCGGGTTCTTTCGACTATGGTCGTAACTACGGCGTTGTTTACGACGTTACTTCCTGGACTGACGTTCTGCCAGAATTCGGTGGCGATACCTACGGTGCTGATAACTTCATGCAGTCTCGTGCAAACGGCGTTGCAACCTACCGTAACACCGACTTCTTCGGTCTGGTTGATGGCCTGAACTTTGCTCTGCAGTATCAGGGTAAAAACGGCAGCGCTAGCGGTGAAGGTTCTACCAACAACGGTCGTGGCCTCCTGCGTCAGAATGGTGACGGCTTCGGCGGCTCCCTGACCTACGATCTGGGTGAAGGTTTCAGCCTGGGTTCAGCAATTTCTAGCTCTAAACGTACTACCGATCAGAACGCCGCTGGCGTACTGGGTCACGGTGATGACGCCACTACCTACACCGGCGGTCTGAAATACGACGCTAACAACATCTATCTGGCATCTCAGTACACCCAGACCTACAACGCAACTCGCGCTGGTAGCCTGGGCTTTGCTAACAAAGCACAGAACTTCGAAGTTGTTGCTCAGTACCAGTTCGACTTCGGTCTGCGTCCATCCGTGGCTTACCTGCAGTCTAAAGGTAAGAACCTGGAAGGCTACGGCGACCAGGATCTGCTGAAATATGTTGATGTTGGCGCGACTTACTACTTCAACAAAAACATGTCCACCTACGTTGACTACAAAATCAACCTGCTGGACAAAAATGACTTCACTCAGGCTGCCGGCATCGGTACCGATGACGTTGTGGGTGTAGGCCTGGTTTACCAGTTCTAA
- the alkB gene encoding DNA oxidative demethylase AlkB: MLDLFADEAPWEEPLAEGAIILRRFAREDAAALMAAVHQVSQQAPFRHMVTPGGHTMSVAMTNCGELGWSTNQHGYLYSPKDSLTGQFWPQLPSLFQDVCARASHAAGYADFDPDACLINRYAPGTKLSLHQDKDEPNLRQPIVSVSLGLPAVFQFGGLQRSDPLQRVMLEHGDVVVWGGASRLFYHGILPLKPGFHPLTDQFRYNLTFRRAS, encoded by the coding sequence ATGCTGGATTTGTTCGCCGATGAGGCCCCCTGGGAAGAACCGCTCGCAGAAGGCGCAATTATTCTGCGCCGCTTTGCCCGGGAGGATGCCGCCGCGCTGATGGCGGCCGTTCATCAGGTATCGCAGCAGGCGCCTTTTCGCCATATGGTCACGCCCGGTGGACATACCATGTCGGTGGCGATGACCAACTGCGGCGAGCTGGGCTGGAGCACAAACCAGCACGGCTATCTCTATTCACCGAAGGACTCGCTGACCGGCCAGTTCTGGCCTCAGCTTCCCTCTCTGTTTCAGGACGTCTGCGCGCGAGCTTCGCATGCTGCGGGATACGCGGATTTTGACCCTGATGCCTGCCTGATCAACCGCTATGCGCCCGGAACAAAGCTTTCTCTTCATCAGGATAAAGACGAACCGAATCTGCGTCAGCCGATTGTTTCTGTCTCCCTGGGTTTACCTGCCGTTTTTCAGTTTGGCGGGCTACAGCGTAGCGATCCGCTGCAGCGCGTCATGCTTGAGCATGGCGACGTGGTGGTGTGGGGAGGCGCATCACGGCTTTTCTATCACGGCATTCTGCCTCTCAAACCCGGCTTTCATCCCCTTACCGACCAGTTCCGCTATAACCTGACCTTTCGCCGCGCGTCGTAA
- the mgtE gene encoding magnesium transporter has product MTAIQKYSTKERDQDRARILQILLTNKAVASGILAKEPLAETQSAEQDIAEIVTLVGRLPAPDLADVLEALPTEERLALWSLITEERRGSVLVEAAETVWDDLIEDMSDKALLNALRPLDIDDQIYLAQYLPRDLVGRLLATMPQNERTQVRQILHYDKHSVGAIMDFEVITVRPDVTLAVVQRYLRLRGKVPQNTDKLFVTSRDKTLLGELDLTAILLHAPQTPVFKVMDDNPTCFAPEDHDEKAARTFERDDLISAAVIDSAGKLMGRLTVDEIVDVVYEETDSDLRRMGGLSTEEDVFAPVSKAVRTRWAWLAINLCTAFVASRVIGLFEHTISQLVALASLMPIVAGIGGNTGNQTITMIVRALALQHIQAGNISFLMLRELGVALINGLVWGGVMGTITWLLYNDAAMGGVMTLAMILNLLVAALMGVVIPMTMTKLGKDPAVGSSVMITAITDTGGFFIFLGLATLFLL; this is encoded by the coding sequence ATGACAGCCATTCAGAAGTACAGCACCAAAGAGCGCGACCAGGATCGGGCGCGCATCCTGCAAATCTTGCTGACGAATAAGGCCGTTGCCAGCGGCATTCTGGCCAAAGAGCCGCTCGCTGAAACGCAAAGTGCTGAACAGGATATCGCCGAGATAGTGACGCTGGTAGGGCGGCTGCCCGCGCCGGATCTCGCCGATGTCCTGGAAGCATTGCCCACGGAAGAGCGTTTAGCGCTGTGGAGCCTGATTACCGAAGAGCGGCGCGGTAGCGTACTGGTCGAAGCGGCAGAAACCGTCTGGGACGATCTGATTGAGGATATGAGCGATAAAGCGTTGCTTAACGCGCTACGCCCGCTGGATATTGACGATCAGATCTATCTGGCGCAATACCTTCCTCGCGATCTGGTCGGGCGCCTGCTGGCGACGATGCCGCAGAATGAGCGCACCCAGGTTCGCCAGATCCTGCATTATGACAAGCACAGCGTCGGTGCGATCATGGACTTTGAAGTGATCACCGTGCGTCCTGACGTCACGCTTGCCGTGGTGCAGCGCTATCTTCGACTTCGCGGTAAAGTCCCGCAGAACACCGATAAACTGTTTGTCACCAGCCGGGACAAAACGCTGTTGGGGGAGCTGGACCTCACCGCGATTTTGCTGCATGCGCCGCAAACGCCGGTGTTTAAAGTGATGGACGACAATCCCACCTGTTTTGCTCCGGAAGATCACGATGAAAAAGCCGCACGTACCTTTGAGCGTGACGACTTAATCAGCGCCGCGGTTATCGATAGCGCCGGCAAGCTGATGGGCCGCTTAACGGTCGATGAGATTGTTGACGTGGTGTACGAGGAAACCGACAGCGATTTGCGCCGCATGGGTGGCCTGAGCACGGAAGAGGACGTCTTTGCGCCGGTGAGCAAAGCCGTTCGCACCCGATGGGCGTGGCTTGCCATTAACCTTTGTACTGCGTTTGTGGCTTCGCGTGTGATCGGGCTCTTTGAACATACCATTTCTCAACTGGTGGCCCTGGCGTCTCTGATGCCGATTGTGGCCGGGATCGGCGGCAACACCGGTAACCAGACTATTACCATGATCGTGCGCGCGTTAGCGCTACAGCATATTCAGGCCGGCAATATCTCATTCCTGATGTTGCGCGAGCTTGGCGTGGCGTTGATCAACGGCCTGGTCTGGGGCGGCGTGATGGGAACGATTACCTGGCTGTTGTATAACGACGCAGCGATGGGCGGCGTCATGACGCTGGCGATGATCCTGAATCTTTTGGTTGCGGCGCTGATGGGCGTGGTGATTCCGATGACGATGACCAAACTGGGCAAAGATCCCGCCGTCGGCTCAAGCGTAATGATCACGGCGATAACCGACACCGGCGGATTCTTTATCTTCCTCGGCCTGGCAACGTTGTTCCTGCTGTAA